The genomic stretch TTAAATTAGAACCATCTTTCAGATAGTAAATCAGTTCACTATTCTTAATATTAAGTTCTTCTTTAGTTAAGTCAAAACCAGAATAGACATCAAATTTTTCAAATTGATTTTGAAAATATGCATCGTTATACATCCAGTAATAAAAACTTGAAAATAATAAAATTAACGGCAACGTGATTATCATATACCATTTAACAAATGCATTATTTTTGTTCATCTTATTCAATTTTAACCGGTAAAAACCTAAGCTCAACTTCCATTTGGTCATATGTAGGATATTCCTCAACAATTGCTCTTGTATACTGCTTAAAAATCTTCACAAGCCTGGGGCCAGTAATGATTCTTAGCTTTAAAGAATCAATTTCGAGCATATCATCCCTTATGTTATACTTTTTTTGAATTTTTTCTTTAAGTATTTTTAGCTTTTTTAATATTTCCTCTTTATTGGCTTCTTGAATCTTTTTTCTATATCCTGCGCCAGGCCTAAGTTCTCTTAAAAATATAGCGCCCCTAACTAATGTGCCTTCCGGGGTTACAATATCAAATTTTCTCTTTACAGTTTTGGCCGTTCGTTTTATCCTGTTAGAAAGTTGAACTTTATCCTTTAATTTAGATGTGCAATAATGTACAATTAACTTTTTATCACTGCAATATTTTAATAGTCTTATTGCAAGTTCTTCGCTTCCAGATATTCCGTAGGAGACATCATCTTTTACTGCCAAATCTCTTCTTCCAAGCTCAGCAGAGTTTGTTTCTGAAATTTCAAGTTCGTTCAAATTCAAAAATTTAATTTTTCCATCTAGGTAATCTATCATTTGTTTTATCTCTTTTTCTTTGCCAGGCACTACCGGGATTTCAACACCAACATCCCAGCCAAAGTCTATGGCCTGTTCAATTTTAACCCATTCATTGGGTTTATCAAATTCTGGATGAAATCTTATTTCATCCAGTCCAGCTTTATATAATTTAACCATCGTTTTATGTGTCAAAAGCAGCAATGGTGTATAAAGATGTATATGAAAATGTTGTCCATACTCTTTTTTTAACAATTCAATATAATGTATTGTCCTATCAAGCTTTGATAAAGGGTCTCCCCCCGTAATTCCGCAACCGCGGGCGCGCATACTATTGCATTCAGCGAGTAATTCAGAATCTTCAAGGATAGGCCGTTCATTGGCCCAAACTTTGTCTTTATTCTTTTTTTCCGTAGAAAGTGGACAATAATAACAATCTTGGCCACAAATGCCTGTAACAAACATAACTAATTTTTTACCCTGTACGCACATATTACAACCTCTACAAAGATTGCCAACACACTTTGAATAATATTTAGTGTTTTCTATTTTTGACATATAACTTAAAAACTAAATCTTCTATATAAACTTGCTGAATAATAACTGCTTAAGTGTCCCAATTAAATAATAAGAACACTGATTATTTGTTCAACTCATTTTAACAGCAGGGTCCAGAAATAACTTAATAAATCACCCTCCTGGCTGCAAAGATATTTGATTTCAGGGTTGAACAGATTTTAGACGCTAATTCGTGCATCTAATTATGAGGGGAATTTGGTTATACCATTTTAATTACATAAGGACCTTCTTTTTTATACCCTAATTTTTTAATATAATACTGGCGCGCACCAATACCGGATATAACTACTACTTTGTTTCGTCCATAAGATTTAATTATTTTTTC from Candidatus Woesearchaeota archaeon encodes the following:
- a CDS encoding radical SAM protein: MSKIENTKYYSKCVGNLCRGCNMCVQGKKLVMFVTGICGQDCYYCPLSTEKKNKDKVWANERPILEDSELLAECNSMRARGCGITGGDPLSKLDRTIHYIELLKKEYGQHFHIHLYTPLLLLTHKTMVKLYKAGLDEIRFHPEFDKPNEWVKIEQAIDFGWDVGVEIPVVPGKEKEIKQMIDYLDGKIKFLNLNELEISETNSAELGRRDLAVKDDVSYGISGSEELAIRLLKYCSDKKLIVHYCTSKLKDKVQLSNRIKRTAKTVKRKFDIVTPEGTLVRGAIFLRELRPGAGYRKKIQEANKEEILKKLKILKEKIQKKYNIRDDMLEIDSLKLRIITGPRLVKIFKQYTRAIVEEYPTYDQMEVELRFLPVKIE